A segment of the Bombus huntii isolate Logan2020A chromosome 14, iyBomHunt1.1, whole genome shotgun sequence genome:
TGTTTTGATATGCATATCATTCTAAATTATTCTACCTCAGAGCCTTTCTAATCTACTTATAATCATATAACCTGTTGCCTTACGAAAAagctttttaaatttatttttcaagcaATCATTCAGTCACACGAAGTcgttaaaaaatcataaagcaACAAGTTAATAACTTTTTGTGCATTATATGTCAATTCTTCGAGCGACTTGGACTCGAACTAGGTgttttcattttcgtttcatGAGGCCAATTACTGGCGGTATGTTTAACATATCCAGGATCAGTGGGTGACGAAGGTGTTCGTACGTTGAGTGTCTGTGTCCCCGTGCTCGCTGTTCGGAGCGAAGTAAAGCATTCTTCCAGTATTTCGATTTCGTCTTTTCTCTGGTCGAATTCTTTTCCATAACCCTTTGGCGGCGGcggaatattaaaagaaacatCACGATTTtttttctgatttttcggCGACATTCCTTTCATTCGAACTGGCACGTTGTCGTACTGACTAGTGTCAGAATATCTATTAATGTTAGAAGACCAAGAAATAAGATaaagaaatttaagaaaataataaaatgataacAGGTAAATGGagattatgaaaataataattataatataatagggAATTAATGCACCAATGAGAATTGATGCAAAGAATGAATTCGTCGATATTAACGAAGCTAATATTATAGTAATAAACTGATCATTGTGCAACTACCTGTAACCTTCGATAGCTTCGTCCACATCGCGCTCAACCTTCATAATCTTCACACTAGGATTCACGATCTTCGCGAATATAGGTTCACTTTTATGATTCGTTTCGGTTGGAAAACGAGGCGTGTCAATTTCATCTACTGGACGTTGATAAATATCATGAACCTTATAAACCACAGTAGGCGCTTCCATTCCATGATCCATTCTATAAGAGTCCCTGCTCATAGCTTTTTGCATCTCAGAATCTCGATACATTTTCGAGTCTCGGAGAGCTCTCCCATTTTCAAAATTCTGCGTATATTCTTTTGGTTCTCCGTATTCTCGATTAAAATCGCCAGTTCCTTCATCTTCATACGAATCTTTTGAACGCTGCTTGGAGGAACGATTTTGTTCCCATTTTCGCGGATCTTCAGACTGTTCTTGCCCTGAACTCCTTTGATGTCTTTCGTCTAATTTCTCAAAACCATCGTTTATAGTGCCACTGTCGTCGTTTTTGGAAACTTGAGGACTGCTTATTTTTGGggattttgtttctttttcgctGGCCAGAGTCGTCGTTATTTCTCGTTTAGCTATTATATATCAATCAAAAAAGGAAGTCAACTTAATTTTAAGAAGTATTATCtccataatttatatttatatattattatatatattgttaatttatatattgtctccttaatttatatttaacactTCCTTTTATATCTTAACAAAAATGTATGATACCTCCTTTATCAGTCAGAAGTTCTGTCATGCCATGCTTGCCCTTTTTCTTTGGCGTGCTCATTAACAAGTCAGCGATGAAAACTAACGCTGTTAGCAAGCACAGTGCCCCAAAAACAGCGGCGTTGTCTATCAAATCCTCAGGGACGTTTTCAATAGACGCCAACGATAAAGCGCCGACGATACCGAAAAGAATCACTCCAAGTCCAAGGAAGAATATTTCcttaaatagaaaagaaagatcTTCGTACACTCATCAAGCAGAACAATGAAATGTTAATGACTTCCTCTGTTTAACATAATCTTCATTAAAATCCTCGGGACCTTTCATATCCCCTATTGTCTCATAAAATTCAAGTATAAACGTGAAACAACCTTCACACGTTTACGACCATTAACAATTCGATAATTCGTATTTCTTTTCAAGATTTCTTTACAATAGCGACTGTACCGCCTTTCagtgaaatatttctataaaaatcaTCCTTTATGTCATCTACGAGCAAACAGCTAAGAATTTCAGCTCAGAATTAAGAATATcaacaatttattttaaatgcaaATTTCTGTCTTGATGAACGCGTAGATCTGCATGTG
Coding sequences within it:
- the LOC126873307 gene encoding uncharacterized protein LOC126873307, with the protein product MWNRKVFIRIIEVMLCLACVVALRVTDDESRRVFHYLRSRSREWSLLNNVTWGAIGAALATATCGGYIIITTGLLIAAATGELDGRKTEIFFLGLGVILFGIVGALSLASIENVPEDLIDNAAVFGALCLLTALVFIADLLMSTPKKKGKHGMTELLTDKGAKREITTTLASEKETKSPKISSPQVSKNDDSGTINDGFEKLDERHQRSSGQEQSEDPRKWEQNRSSKQRSKDSYEDEGTGDFNREYGEPKEYTQNFENGRALRDSKMYRDSEMQKAMSRDSYRMDHGMEAPTVVYKVHDIYQRPVDEIDTPRFPTETNHKSEPIFAKIVNPSVKIMKVERDVDEAIEGYRYSDTSQYDNVPVRMKGMSPKNQKKNRDVSFNIPPPPKGYGKEFDQRKDEIEILEECFTSLRTASTGTQTLNVRTPSSPTDPGYVKHTASNWPHETKMKTPSSSPSRSKN